The following proteins are encoded in a genomic region of Debaryomyces hansenii CBS767 chromosome G complete sequence:
- a CDS encoding DEHA2G09086p (no similarity), which produces MSYICSLSNYAYISISSLRGADTHRNNNQCNEIEAKNTRHKRSYGNGIETVVPNRSNYPVMEPARIFVRVGQRQGITVIEDTGPQEYEVGKESCGYMENTRVIWRLSVACI; this is translated from the coding sequence ATGTCTTATATTTGCTCCCTCTCAAATTATGCTTACATAAGCATCAGCAGTTTGCGAGGTGCCGACACACACCgaaataataatcaatgCAATGAGATAGAAGCAAAGAACACCAGGCACAAAAGGAGCTATGGTAATGGCATAGAGACTGTTGTGCCGAATAGATCGAACTATCCCGTAATGGAGCCTGCACGAATATTCGTTAGAGTGGGCCAAAGGCAAGGGATTACAGTCATAGAGGACACAGGTCCACAGGAATATGAAGTCGGAAAAGAGTCTTGCGGATATATGGAAAATACGAGAGTAATCTGGAGGTTATCTGTCGCTTGTATATGA
- a CDS encoding DEHA2G09064p (weakly similar to uniprot|Q12387 Saccharomyces cerevisiae YOL076W MDM20 Subunit of the NatB N-terminal acetyltransferase), whose product MSDPDQDILDAIEQGSFNYAQSSLSIRLKKYPNNTYYGALNCYLLLSSGKINESIDQSSKLMAKVPNDPKTLGLLYTIFNKAGRSKEASVVYENTVKKYPTNSIILSWFETSLKNFDLKALQKSTMNLQKVNKSNRSYSMWSSLSCLILSNNSNDPKESLLFNKLGLKLLENLQPLLTTQEVFVYVKLLYNLEEFSQIESYLHQYKSANVLDLELKLIYLDILNILEKWDSLYSYANQLIFKENFNDFDTWKYLISSSFQRNSPVSDLKNIIISHPKSRNSKLALVEMAKVYNVPMDEFVFEYYNEFNHKSCCFNDLKYYCKSFDTENFKALINDSTTKLKSSSQGDINILIGLVNNQKFKLLFNDTDSGFCAQNWEIYGQFKHLLKVKESTDFYPAHELILINIILELKKSKKIETILKNVCIIERLLIDDKSNLNLKLWQIKLYSYLNCQSLVFLHYQKLNIKMIQHNTLSHYLIERNCFPCKNNLSYLINIYRFYLTAEYEINDNIMLGFKKEIFNKLENFLKFGDNLNKSISKYNLLLEILKISRVTNDSNYYNYFSNNIKSFEISLLNESFSVSDNRDNKIHWKFGINEPLEEGLLDLGPQYGEEYIKLNYIKELIILNINNSNSLKLFKLFNKYLNNNLYLNQLTVFEKWLFKVYLSVFKYIKFDNPKENESIEKFLVKNLKLDKINSLINSTESILSWEVNYILVNLVDLSKVLTQLSRFESSKKICSINKTLISDLKSLNCKKLQVNKLNELKAGNFDFDKNLNLDANFVSETFQIIENSIYEASISNLRF is encoded by the coding sequence ATGTCGGATCCCGATCAAGATATCTTAGATGCTATTGAACAAGGATCGTTCAATTATGCTCAATCACTGCTTTCTATAAGACTAAAAAAATATCCCAATAACACTTATTATGGAGCATTAAATTGTTACTTACTTTTATCGTCCGGTAAAATTAATGAGTCCATTGACCAGAGTCTGAAGCTTATGGCCAAAGTGCCTAATGATCCAAAAACACTTGGATTACTATACaccatttttaataaagcAGGGCGGTCTAAAGAAGCTAGTGTGGTTTACGAAAATACTGTAAAGAAATATCCTACCAATTCCATCATTTTGAGTTGGTTTGAGACTTCTcttaaaaattttgatttaaaaGCTCTTCAGAAATCTACCATGAATCTACAGAAAGTCAACAAATCGAATCGCTCATATTCAATGTGGTCAAGTTTGTCTTGTTTGATTTTAAGCAACAATTCTAATGATCCTAAGGAGAGTTTACTCTTTAATAAGTTAGGATTGAAATTGCTAGAGAACTTACAGCCATTGTTAACTACACAAGAGGTTTTCGTATATGTTAAGTTGCTATACAACTTAGAAGAATTTTCCCAAATCGAGTCTTATTTACATCAGTATAAATCTGCAAATGTGCTTGACTTggaattaaaattaatctACTTGGATATTTTAAACATACTAGAAAAATGGGATAGTTTATATTCGTATGCAAATCAGTTAATCTTTAAAGAAAactttaatgattttgatacctggaaatatttaattagTTCATCATTCCAGAGGAATTCTCCGGTATCAGACTTGAAAAACATTATCATAAGCCATCCTAAATCAAGAAACTCCAAATTAGCATTAGTTGAAATGGCAAAGGTATATAACGTGCCAATGGATGAGTTTGTTTTTGAGTATTATAATGAGTTCAATCATAAATCATGTTGTTTTAACGATTTGAAGTATTATTGTAAATCTTTTGACACCGAAAACTTTAAAGCATTGATTAACGATTCTACCaccaaattgaaaagttcATCGCAAGGAGATATAAACATATTGATTGGTTTAGTCAATAaccaaaaattcaaattgttgttTAACGATACAGATAGCGGTTTTTGTGCTCAAAACTGGGAAATTTATGGACAGTTTAAGCATTTATTGAAAGTCAAAGAACTGACAGATTTCTATCCGGCCCACGAATTAATTTTgatcaatataatattggaattgaagaagagcaagaaaattgaaactaTTCTTAAGAATGTTTGTATTATAGAAAGGTTATTGATAGATGACAAATCCAACTTAAATTTAAAGTTATGgcaaattaaattatactCTTATTTGAATTGTCAATCATTAGTGTTTTTgcattatcaaaaattaaatattaaaatgATACAACACAACACCTTGAgtcattatttaattgagAGGAATTGCTTCCCttgcaaaaataatttgagtTATTTAATTAACATCTATAGATTTTATTTGACTGCTGAATATGAAATCAATGACAACATAATGCTTGGtttcaagaaagaaatattcaataaattagaaaactttttaaaatttggtgataaCTTGAACAAATCCATTAgcaaatataatttattattagagattttgaaaatatctaGAGTTACTAATGACagtaattattataacTATTTCagtaataatatcaaaagttttgaaataaGCTTATTAAATGAATCTTTTAGTGTATCAGATAACAGGGATAATAAAATACACTGGAAGTTTGGTATTAATGAACCTTTGGAAGAAGGGTTATTAGATTTGGGACCACAATATGGCgaagaatatataaaattgaattatattaaGGAGTTAATTATCcttaatatcaataatagcAATTCTTTGAAGCTattcaaattgttcaacaaatacttgaataacaatttgtatttgaatcaaCTAACcgtttttgaaaaatggcTTTTTAAAGTCTATCTAAGTGTTTTCaagtatattaaattcGATAATCCAAAAGAAAACGAAtctattgaaaagtttttagtcaaaaatttaaagctagataaaatcaattcattaattaattccaCCGAAAGCATATTATCATGGGAAGTAAACTATATTTTGGTTAATTTAGTTGACTTATCCAAGGTTTTAACCCAGTTAAGCAGATTTGAATCTTCCAAAAAGATATGCTCAATTAACAAAACTTTGATCTCCgatttgaaatctttaaattgCAAGAAGCTTcaagttaataaattgaatgaattgaaagCTGGGaactttgattttgataaaaatttaaatcttgATGCAAATTTTGTCAGCGAAacatttcaaattattgagaaTTCAATCTACGAAGCTTCGATCTCTAATTTAAGATTTTAA
- a CDS encoding DEHA2G09108p (uniprot|Q96X39 Debaryomyces hansenii Plasma membrane Na+ ATPase), whose product MSYSSASSELEKKNDQMKDGFQPYRMSIEEVTAYFDTDIENGLTSSQAKTVYDIKGGNNLGDDDKISYSKIFAHQMFNAMILVLIISMVIALAIRDWITGGVIGFVVFINISVGFVQELKAEKTMGSLRSLSSPTAFVLRNGDDVTIPADEVVPGDIVHIKVGDTVPADLRLIDTMNLESDEALLTGESLPTVKDHNEIYPDRSVPIPVGDRLNMAFSSSVVSKGRGVGIAVATGLDTEIGTIAQSLRGNDGLIRKVDKSNDRKPKKREYSFAFFGTCKDICLNILGVNVGTPLQRKLSLLAIFLFCVAVIFAIVVMGSQRMIVNREVAIYAICVALSMIPSALIVVLTITMAVGAQVMVSKNVIVRKLDSLEALGGINDICSDKTGTLTQGKMIAKRVWIPNVGTYSVDNLNEPYNPTVGDMSFTKYSPRYAKDADEEINFLPNLPDQPKNFENWLYTATLANIATINQAKDEDSGELVWKAHGDATEIAIQVFTTRLDYARVSLQGNYEHISEYPFDSTIKRMSAVYKSKENGETRVYTKGAVERILGICTHWLGHSDNYEEDYDANYDNSKPIEMTDDDRALIEDNMNALSSQGLRVLAFATRNATDSKDDLSDREQVEKDLTFQGLIGIYDPPRIETADSVKKCHKAGINVHMLTGDHPGTAKAIAQEVGILPHNLYHYSDEVVKSMCMTATQFDGLTDEEIDNLPVLPLVIARCAPQTKVRMIDALHRRKKFVAMTGDGVNDSPSLKKADVGIAMGLNGSDVAKDASDIVLTDDNFASILNAIEEGRRMSTNIQKFVLQLLAENVAQAIYLMVGLVFIDDSGFSVFPLSPIEVLWVLVITSCFPAMGLGQEKASDDILEKPPNSTIFTWEVIIDMLAYGLFMAISCMCCFVIIVYGVGDGYLGIDCNASDTHCDLVFRARSGSFATMTWCALIMAWECVHQENSLFYMRRDTDNPWWKQTAIDLWGNQFLFWSVIVGFVTVFPVVYIPVINNDVFLHKGIGYEWGIAIGFSLFFLLSSETWKWMKRIYKRKQAKKVVNPEYDLERNDPFEKYASFSRSNTFDKNTVLV is encoded by the coding sequence ATGAGTTATAGTTCAGCAAGTTCAGAAttagagaagaaaaatgatcAGATGAAGGACGGATTTCAGCCGTACAGGATGAGCATCGAGGAAGTTACAGCATATTTCGATACGGATATCGAAAATGGATTAACCTCGTCTCAAGCAAAGACCGTATACGACATCAAAGGAGGAAATAACTTAGGGGACGATGATAAGATCTCGTATTCTAAGATTTTTGCCCATCAAATGTTCAATGCGATGATTTTGGTGTTAATTATTTCGATGGTTATTGCCTTGGCAATCAGAGACTGGATTACGGGGGGTGTGATTGGTTTTGTtgttttcatcaatatcctGGTGGGGTTTGTACAGGAATTAAAGGCAGAGAAGACCATGGGGTCCTTGAGATCATTGAGTTCGCCTACTGCATTTGTATTAAGAAATGGTGATGATGTGACCATCCCGGCAGATGAAGTGGTTCCAGGTGATATTGTGCATATTAAAGTTGGGGACACCGTTCCTGCAGATTTACGTTTGATAGACACCATGAACCTTGAATCCGATGAAGCTTTGTTAACAGGGGAATCGTTGCCTACTGTAAAGGACCACAACGAGATCTATCCCGATCGCTCAGTTCCTATTCCAGTTGGAGACCGTCTTAATATGGCTTTCAGTTCATCTGTGGTTTCTAAGGGTCGTGGTGTCGGTATTGCTGTTGCAACAGGTTTAGATACTGAGATTGGTACAATCGCCCAATCATTACGTGGTAACGATGGGTTGATCAGAAAAGTGGATAAGTCAAATGATCGTAAGCCAAAGAAGAGAGAATACTCCTTTGCTTTTTTTGGTACTTGTAAAGACATCTGTCTTAATATCTTAGGTGTTAACGTTGGTACTCCAttgcaaagaaaattatCGCTTTTGGctattttcttgttctgTGTTGCGGTTATATTTGCTATTGTTGTTATGGGATCTCAGAGAATGATTGTTAACAGGGAAGTTGCTATATATGCTATCTGTGTTGCTTTGTCAATGATTCCTTCTGCATTGATTGTTGTATTGACTATTACGATGGCAGTGGGTGCACAAGTAATGGTGCTGAAAAACGTTATTGTTAGAAAATTAGATTCTTTAGAAGCTTTGGGTGGGATTAATGATATTTGTTCAGATAAAACTGGTACATTAACCCAAGGTAAGATGATTGCTAAAAGAGTATGGATTCCTAATGTTGGTACTTATTCggttgataatttgaatgagCCATATAATCCAACAGTCGGTGACATGTCATTCACCAAATATAGTCCTAGGTACGCTAAGGATgcagatgaagaaattaactTTTTACCTAATTTGCCTGACCAACCaaagaattttgaaaattggtTATATACTGCAACATTAGCTAACATTGCTACAATTAACCAAGCCaaagatgaagattctGGTGAATTAGTTTGGAAGGCTCATGGTGATGCTACCGAAATTGCAATTCAAGTGTTCACTACCAGGTTGGATTATGCTAGAGTATCATTACAAGGTAATTACGAACACATAAGTGAATACCCTTTTGATTCCACTATTAAAAGAATGTCGGCTGTTTATAAGTCTAAAGAAAATGGAGAAACCAGAGTCTATACCAAAGGTGCCGTTGAAAGGATCTTGGGTATTTGTACTCATTGGTTAGGACATTCGGACAATTACGAAGAAGACTATGACGCTAATTATGATAATTCTAAACCAATTGAAATGACTGATGATGACAGAGCTTTGATTGAGGACAACATGAATGCATTATCATCGCAGGGTTTAAGAGTCTTAGCATTTGCAACTAGGAACGCGACTGATTCGAAGGATGATTTGAGTGACAGAGAACAAGTTGAAAAAGACTTAACATTCCAAGGCTTAATTGGTATATACGACCCTCCAAGAATCGAAACTGCAGATTCTGTTAAGAAGTGTCATAAAGCTGGTATTAATGTTCACATGTTAACTGGTGATCATCCAGGTACAGCTAAGGCAATCGCTCAAGAAGTTGGTATTTTGCCACataatttatatcattacAGTGATGAAGTTGTCAAATCAATGTGTATGACAGCTACTCAATTTGATGGATTAACtgacgaagaaattgataatttgcCGGTTTTACCATTAGTTATTGCAAGATGTGCACCGCAGACTAAAGTTAGAATGATCGATGCATTGCATCGTCGTAAGAAGTTCGTTGCCATGACAGGTGATGGGGTTAATGACTCTCCATCCTTGAAGAAGGCTGACGTTGGTATTGCTATGGGTCTTAATGGTTCAGACGTCGCAAAAGATGCGTCTGATATTGTTTTAACAGATGATAATTTCGCATCCATTTTAAATGCAATAGAAGAGGGTAGAAGAATGTCTActaatattcaaaagttCGTCTTACAATTATTAGCAGAGAATGTTGCACAAGCAATATACTTAATGGTTGGTTTagtatttattgatgattctGGATTTTCTGTTTTCCCATTATCTCCTATTGAAGTCTTATGGGTTTTAGTGATTACATCATGTTTCCCAGCTATGGGATTAGGTCAAGAAAAAGCCAgtgatgatattttagAAAAACCTCCTAACAGCACTATTTTTACTTGGGAAGTTATTATCGATATGCTTGCATATGGTCTCTTTATGGCTATTTCCTGTATGTGTTgttttgttattattgtctACGGAGTTGGTGATGGTTACTTAGGAATTGATTGTAATGCATCAGACACTCATTGTGACTTGGTCTTTAGAGCAAGATCAGGCTCATTCGCCACTATGACCTGGTGTGCTTTAATTATGGCATGGGAATGTGTCCATCAAGAAAATTCCTTATTTTACATGAGGAGAGATACTGATAACCCATGGTGGAAACAAACCGCAATCGACTTATGGGGTAACCAATTCTTATTCTGGTCCGTTATTGTTGGATTTGTTACAGTCTTTCCTGTCGTTTATATTCCTGTTATAAACAACGATGTTTTCTTACATAAGGGTATTGGATACGAATGGGGTATTGCTATTGGCTTTAGTTTATTCTTCTTACTTTCTTCAGAAACCTGGAAGTGGATGAAGAGAATCTACAAGCGTAAACAGGCCAAGAAAGTCGTAAACCCTGAATATGATTTGGAAAGAAATGATCCATTTGAAAAGTACGCATCATTTTCAAGGTCTAATACTTTTGATAAGAATACCGTTCTTGTCTAA